A window of Actinomadura rubteroloni contains these coding sequences:
- the infA gene encoding translation initiation factor IF-1: MAKKEGAIEIEGSVIESLPNAMFRVELDNGHKVLAHISGKMRMHYIRILPDDRVVVELSPYDLTRGRIVYRYK, from the coding sequence ATGGCCAAAAAAGAAGGCGCCATCGAGATCGAGGGCAGTGTCATCGAGTCCCTCCCGAACGCCATGTTCCGGGTCGAACTCGACAACGGGCACAAGGTACTCGCCCACATCAGCGGCAAGATGCGGATGCACTACATCCGGATCCTGCCGGACGACCGCGTCGTCGTGGAGTTGAGCCCCTACGACCTCACGCGCGGTCGCATCGTCTACCGCTACAAGTAG
- the rpmJ gene encoding 50S ribosomal protein L36 translates to MKVKPSVKKICKNCRIIRRHGRVMVICTDPRHKQRQG, encoded by the coding sequence GTGAAGGTCAAGCCGAGCGTCAAGAAGATCTGCAAGAACTGCCGGATCATCCGGCGCCACGGGCGGGTCATGGTCATCTGCACCGACCCGCGCCACAAGCAGCGCCAGGGCTGA
- a CDS encoding phosphodiesterase, which produces MAIIAQLSDIHLAAGRDGTVDDGSGPVRALRAAVSSLLSLPARPDAVVLTGDLADAGLPAEYARLHALLSPLPMPVYPLAGNHDVVDALRAAFDERPAVVASGSRPGAPLQYTADVAGVRLVCCDTSVQGGASGCMDDERLEWLDAVLAEAPEKPTVVATHHPPYPIGIRFIDAMRFENHDVFAKIVSGHPQVVRVMSGNVHRGSAGSFGGVVCTTCPSTYRQLFLDLTQPGHAAVTGEPAGFAVHLVTTDPPGTATTHFVPTGSYRPLMDVE; this is translated from the coding sequence ATGGCGATCATCGCGCAGCTCAGCGACATCCATCTGGCGGCGGGCCGGGACGGGACCGTGGACGACGGCTCGGGGCCCGTCCGGGCGCTGCGGGCCGCCGTGTCCAGCCTGCTGTCGCTGCCGGCCCGTCCCGACGCGGTCGTCCTCACCGGCGACCTGGCGGACGCGGGACTGCCCGCCGAGTACGCGCGGCTGCACGCGCTGCTGTCGCCGCTGCCGATGCCCGTCTATCCGCTCGCGGGCAACCACGACGTGGTGGACGCGCTGCGCGCCGCGTTCGACGAGCGTCCGGCGGTGGTGGCGAGCGGGTCGCGTCCGGGGGCTCCGTTGCAGTACACGGCGGATGTGGCGGGCGTCCGGCTGGTGTGCTGCGACACGAGCGTGCAGGGCGGGGCGTCGGGGTGCATGGACGACGAGCGGCTGGAGTGGCTGGACGCGGTGCTCGCCGAGGCGCCCGAGAAGCCGACGGTCGTGGCGACGCACCATCCGCCGTATCCGATCGGGATCCGGTTCATCGACGCGATGCGGTTCGAGAACCATGACGTGTTCGCCAAGATCGTGTCGGGGCATCCGCAGGTCGTCCGGGTGATGAGCGGGAACGTCCACCGGGGGTCGGCGGGGTCGTTCGGCGGGGTGGTCTGCACGACATGCCCGAGCACGTACCGGCAGTTGTTCCTGGACCTGACGCAGCCGGGGCACGCGGCGGTGACCGGGGAGCCGGCCGGGTTCGCGGTGCACCTGGTGACGACGGATCCCCCGGGCACTGCAACCACACATTTCGTGCCAACCGGGAGTTATCGCCCATTGATGGATGTTGAATGA
- a CDS encoding DNA-directed RNA polymerase subunit alpha, with protein sequence MLIAQRPTLTEEQVDEYRSRFTIEPLEPGFGYTIGNSLRRTLLSSIPGAAVTSIRIEGVLHEFSTVPGVKEDVTDIILNLKELVVSSEHDEPVVMYLRKQGPGEVTAADIAPPAGVEVHNPDLHIATLNNKAKLEMELTVERGRGYVSSVQNKQPGQEIGRIPIDSIYSPVLKVVYKVEATRVEQRTDFDRLILDVETKQSLLPRDAVASAGKTLVELFGLARELNVEAEGIDMGPSPTDAALAADLALPIEELNLTVRSYNCLKREGIHSVGELVARSEQDLLDIRNFGAKSIEEVKQKLNDMGLSLKDSPPGFDPSAAADSYGDDDGGYAETEQY encoded by the coding sequence ATGCTCATCGCACAGCGTCCCACCCTCACCGAAGAGCAGGTGGACGAGTACCGGTCCCGGTTCACCATCGAGCCGCTGGAGCCGGGCTTCGGCTACACCATCGGCAACTCGCTGCGGCGCACGCTGCTGTCGTCCATCCCGGGCGCGGCGGTCACCAGCATCCGCATCGAGGGCGTGCTGCACGAGTTCTCGACCGTCCCGGGGGTCAAGGAGGATGTCACCGACATCATCCTGAACCTCAAGGAGCTGGTCGTCTCGTCCGAGCACGACGAGCCGGTCGTCATGTACCTGCGCAAGCAGGGCCCCGGTGAGGTCACCGCGGCCGACATCGCGCCGCCCGCGGGCGTCGAGGTCCACAACCCCGACCTGCACATCGCCACGCTGAACAACAAGGCGAAGCTGGAGATGGAGCTGACCGTCGAGCGCGGTCGCGGCTACGTCTCCTCGGTGCAGAACAAGCAGCCCGGCCAGGAGATCGGCCGCATCCCGATCGACTCCATCTACTCGCCGGTGCTCAAGGTCGTCTACAAGGTCGAGGCGACCCGTGTCGAGCAGCGCACCGACTTCGACCGTCTGATCCTGGACGTCGAGACCAAGCAGTCCCTGCTCCCGCGCGACGCCGTCGCGTCGGCGGGCAAGACGCTGGTCGAGCTGTTCGGGCTCGCGCGCGAGCTGAACGTCGAGGCCGAGGGCATCGACATGGGCCCGTCGCCGACGGACGCCGCGCTCGCCGCCGACCTGGCGCTGCCGATCGAGGAGCTGAACCTCACGGTCCGCTCCTACAACTGCCTGAAGCGCGAGGGCATCCACTCGGTGGGCGAGCTGGTGGCCCGGAGCGAGCAGGACCTTCTCGATATAAGGAATTTCGGCGCCAAGTCGATCGAAGAGGTCAAGCAGAAGCTCAACGACATGGGCCTCTCGCTCAAGGACTCCCCGCCCGGGTTCGACCCGTCCGCCGCCGCCGACTCCTACGGCGACGACGACGGCGGCTACGCGGAGACCGAGCAGTACTGA
- the rplQ gene encoding 50S ribosomal protein L17, with product MPQPTKGARLGGGAAHQRLILANLATALFEHGRITTTEAKARRVRPLAERLITKAKKGDLHNRRQVAKVIRDKGVVHELFTEIAPRFENRPGGYTRITKIGPRKGDNAPMAVIELVQEQLAAATATKPAEPAAESEPVEDTTTVTAEEEAPEAAAEEEAPKAEQS from the coding sequence ATGCCTCAGCCCACCAAGGGCGCCCGCCTCGGCGGCGGCGCCGCGCACCAGCGGCTCATCCTCGCCAACCTGGCGACGGCGCTGTTCGAGCACGGCCGGATCACCACGACCGAGGCCAAGGCCCGCCGGGTGCGTCCGCTGGCCGAGCGGCTGATCACCAAGGCCAAGAAGGGCGACCTGCACAACCGTCGCCAGGTGGCCAAGGTCATCCGCGACAAGGGCGTGGTGCACGAGCTGTTCACCGAGATCGCGCCGCGGTTCGAGAACCGTCCGGGCGGCTACACCCGCATCACCAAGATCGGGCCGCGCAAGGGCGACAACGCCCCGATGGCCGTGATCGAACTGGTGCAGGAGCAGCTCGCCGCGGCCACGGCGACGAAGCCCGCCGAGCCCGCCGCCGAGTCCGAGCCCGTCGAGGACACCACGACGGTCACCGCCGAGGAGGAGGCCCCCGAGGCCGCCGCCGAGGAGGAGGCTCCGAAGGCCGAGCAGAGCTGA
- the rpsK gene encoding 30S ribosomal protein S11, which yields MPPKSRVGAKKVRRKEKKNVAHGHAHIKSTFNNTIVSITDPNGNVISWASSGHVGFKGSRKSTPFAAQQAAEAAARRAMEHGMRKVDVFVKGPGSGRETAIRSLSATGLEVGSIQDVTPVPHNGCRPPKRRRV from the coding sequence ATGCCTCCCAAGAGCCGTGTCGGCGCCAAGAAGGTGCGCCGCAAGGAGAAGAAGAACGTCGCTCACGGGCACGCCCACATCAAGAGCACGTTCAACAACACGATCGTCTCGATCACCGACCCCAACGGGAACGTGATCTCCTGGGCCTCCTCCGGCCACGTCGGGTTCAAGGGCTCGCGCAAGTCCACGCCGTTCGCCGCCCAGCAGGCCGCCGAGGCCGCCGCCCGGCGCGCGATGGAGCACGGCATGCGCAAGGTCGACGTCTTCGTCAAGGGCCCGGGCTCGGGCCGCGAGACCGCCATCCGGTCGCTGTCGGCGACCGGCCTCGAGGTGGGCTCGATCCAGGACGTCACGCCCGTCCCGCACAACGGCTGCCGCCCGCCCAAGCGCCGGCGCGTCTGA
- a CDS encoding sortase domain-containing protein has product MARRCPWGRSRTAGRDRCAPPVPHGPPGCRLGRDTLLPATAADLTGGHAGRTAPVPLTGALGDALPSTIAIPAIGVSAPLAGVGRGAGGVIAAPPADEQGLAGWYAAGPTPGRPGAAVIVGNPLGTPDQGFARLGELTRGDIVGIVRADDTVAVFRVTEAESVPWEEYPEARVHGPVEEPELRLIAGTGHYDAAAGSHPARVIVYAVLNVAYRLADLAAL; this is encoded by the coding sequence GTGGCTAGGCGCTGCCCGTGGGGGCGCAGCCGGACCGCCGGGCGCGACCGATGCGCTCCGCCCGTCCCGCACGGGCCGCCCGGCTGCCGTCTCGGCCGCGACACCCTGCTCCCGGCGACGGCCGCCGACCTGACGGGCGGCCACGCCGGCCGGACGGCGCCCGTCCCGCTGACCGGCGCCCTCGGCGACGCGCTGCCCAGCACGATCGCGATCCCCGCGATCGGCGTGTCGGCCCCGCTCGCCGGGGTCGGCCGCGGCGCGGGCGGCGTCATCGCGGCCCCGCCCGCCGACGAGCAGGGCCTCGCGGGCTGGTACGCGGCCGGACCGACGCCCGGCCGTCCCGGCGCCGCCGTCATCGTCGGCAACCCGCTCGGCACGCCCGACCAGGGGTTCGCCCGGCTCGGCGAGCTGACGCGCGGCGACATCGTCGGGATCGTCCGGGCGGACGACACCGTCGCGGTGTTCCGCGTGACCGAGGCCGAGAGCGTCCCGTGGGAGGAGTACCCCGAGGCGCGCGTCCACGGCCCGGTCGAGGAGCCCGAGCTGCGGCTCATCGCCGGAACGGGTCATTACGACGCCGCCGCGGGCAGCCACCCCGCCCGCGTCATCGTCTACGCGGTGCTCAACGTGGCCTACCGCCTCGCCGACCTCGCCGCGCTCTGA
- the rpsD gene encoding 30S ribosomal protein S4: MARYTGADCKLCRREKMKLFLKGSKCMGPKCPIEIRPYPPGEHGRGRPKETEYLLQLREKQKAKRIYGILERQFSNYYVEANRQGGKTGENLLSLLERRLDNVVYRGGFAKSRDMARQLIRHGHIRVNGKKVDIPSYLVNEADIIDVKAKSLESTPFQVAKAEAGERPVPAWLGQDAERMRILVHSLPVRQQIDAPVQEQLIVELYSK, translated from the coding sequence ATGGCTCGTTACACCGGTGCCGACTGCAAACTGTGCCGTCGGGAGAAGATGAAGCTGTTCCTCAAGGGCAGCAAGTGCATGGGGCCGAAGTGCCCCATCGAGATCCGGCCCTACCCGCCGGGTGAGCACGGCCGCGGTCGCCCGAAGGAGACCGAGTACCTGCTCCAGCTCCGCGAGAAGCAGAAGGCCAAGCGCATCTACGGCATTCTGGAGCGGCAGTTCAGCAACTACTACGTCGAGGCGAACCGCCAGGGCGGCAAGACGGGTGAGAACCTGCTGTCGCTGCTGGAGCGCCGGCTGGACAACGTCGTGTACCGCGGCGGGTTCGCCAAGTCCCGCGACATGGCCCGGCAGCTCATCCGCCACGGCCACATCCGGGTCAACGGCAAGAAGGTGGACATCCCGTCCTACCTGGTGAACGAGGCCGACATCATCGACGTCAAGGCCAAGTCCCTGGAGAGCACGCCGTTCCAGGTCGCCAAGGCCGAGGCGGGCGAGCGTCCCGTCCCGGCGTGGCTGGGCCAGGACGCCGAGCGCATGCGGATCCTCGTCCACTCGCTGCCCGTCCGGCAGCAGATCGACGCCCCCGTCCAGGAGCAGCTGATCGTCGAGCTGTACTCCAAGTAG
- a CDS encoding CAP domain-containing protein, which produces MIAASVTSAGLALAAGVALDRVVLAPPPSPTPVAAVAPRPSRTAAAPDTARPAPSRTARRDLGENAPPLKRLRPSASAAPSRAARPDGVTSRPAAPDARSVEALAITLTNRERAKAGCRALRPDPHLRTAARAHSAEMAAKNYFDHASRNGDSPWDRMRKAGYGAPGAENIARGYATAEAVVRGWMGSPGHRANIVNCGLRAIGVGFASGPGGPWWTQDFGWS; this is translated from the coding sequence GTGATCGCGGCGTCCGTCACCAGCGCGGGCCTCGCGCTCGCCGCCGGCGTCGCGCTCGACCGCGTCGTGCTCGCGCCGCCGCCCAGCCCCACCCCCGTGGCCGCCGTCGCGCCCCGGCCGTCCAGGACGGCCGCCGCGCCCGACACGGCCCGGCCGGCGCCGTCGCGCACCGCGCGCCGCGACCTCGGCGAGAACGCTCCCCCGCTGAAGCGGCTGCGGCCGTCGGCGTCGGCCGCCCCGTCGCGCGCGGCCCGTCCGGACGGCGTCACGAGCCGTCCCGCCGCGCCCGACGCCCGGTCGGTGGAGGCGCTCGCCATCACGCTGACGAACCGGGAACGGGCCAAAGCGGGCTGCCGGGCGCTGCGGCCCGACCCGCACCTTCGGACGGCCGCCCGCGCGCATTCCGCCGAGATGGCCGCGAAGAACTACTTCGACCACGCGTCCCGCAACGGCGACTCGCCGTGGGACCGGATGCGCAAAGCCGGATACGGCGCGCCGGGCGCGGAGAACATCGCCCGCGGCTACGCCACCGCCGAGGCCGTCGTGCGGGGCTGGATGGGGAGCCCCGGACACCGCGCGAACATCGTCAACTGCGGGCTCCGCGCGATCGGGGTCGGGTTCGCGTCCGGGCCCGGCGGGCCGTGGTGGACGCAGGATTTCGGCTGGTCATGA
- the truA gene encoding tRNA pseudouridine(38-40) synthase TruA: protein MDDGTASVRLRLDLGYDGAGFAGWARQPSQRTVQGVIEEALGRALRLDPPPSLTVAGRTDAGVHARGQVAHVELPADVHARLGDALPRRLAGLLPSDVRIWRIAPAPDGFDARFSALSRRYAYRVCDHPMGVDPLRRHDVLWHPRPLDIVRMDEAAALLRGEHDFAAFCRRREGATTIRELLRLAWERDASGFAVATVEADAFCHSMVRALVGALLTVGDGRRDVDWPARVLAARVRDSAVNVAPAHGLTLEEVRYPDAAGLALRARQTRRVRTLAADA, encoded by the coding sequence ATGGACGACGGGACGGCTTCGGTGCGGCTCCGGCTCGACCTCGGCTACGACGGGGCCGGGTTCGCGGGCTGGGCGCGTCAGCCTTCGCAGCGGACGGTCCAGGGCGTCATCGAGGAGGCGCTGGGGCGTGCCCTGCGCCTCGACCCGCCGCCGTCGCTGACGGTCGCGGGACGCACCGACGCGGGCGTCCACGCGCGCGGACAGGTCGCGCACGTCGAGCTGCCCGCGGACGTCCACGCGCGGCTCGGCGACGCGCTGCCGCGCCGGCTCGCGGGCCTGCTGCCGTCCGACGTGCGGATCTGGCGGATCGCCCCGGCGCCGGACGGGTTCGACGCGCGCTTCTCCGCCCTGTCGCGCCGCTACGCCTACCGCGTCTGCGACCACCCGATGGGCGTGGACCCGCTGCGCCGCCACGACGTCCTGTGGCATCCGCGTCCGCTGGACATCGTCCGCATGGACGAGGCGGCGGCGCTGCTGCGGGGCGAGCACGACTTCGCCGCGTTCTGCCGCCGCCGCGAGGGCGCGACGACGATCCGGGAGCTGCTGCGCCTGGCCTGGGAGCGGGACGCCTCGGGCTTCGCCGTCGCGACCGTCGAGGCGGACGCGTTCTGCCACTCGATGGTCCGCGCGCTGGTCGGCGCGCTGCTCACGGTCGGCGACGGGCGCCGCGACGTCGACTGGCCCGCGCGGGTCCTCGCGGCGCGCGTCCGGGACTCGGCGGTGAACGTCGCGCCCGCGCACGGCCTCACGCTGGAGGAGGTCCGCTACCCGGACGCGGCCGGGCTCGCGCTGCGGGCACGCCAGACCCGCCGGGTCCGGACGCTCGCCGCCGACGCCTGA
- the rpsM gene encoding 30S ribosomal protein S13, translating into MARLLGVDLPREKRLEIALTYIFGIGRTRAHETLAGTGVSGDLRVHQLTDDDLVKLRDWIEANYKTEGDLRREVQADIRRKIEIGCYQGIRHRRGLPVHGQRTQTNARTRKGKKKTVAGKKKAGKK; encoded by the coding sequence ATGGCACGCCTCCTCGGCGTCGATCTCCCGCGCGAAAAGCGGCTGGAGATCGCTCTCACCTACATCTTCGGCATCGGCCGCACGCGGGCGCACGAGACGCTCGCGGGCACCGGAGTCAGCGGCGACCTGCGGGTCCACCAGCTCACCGACGACGACCTGGTGAAGCTCCGCGACTGGATCGAGGCCAACTACAAGACCGAGGGCGACCTGCGCCGCGAGGTCCAGGCCGACATCCGCCGCAAGATCGAGATCGGCTGCTACCAGGGCATCCGGCACCGTCGCGGCCTGCCCGTCCACGGCCAGCGCACCCAGACCAACGCGCGCACCCGCAAGGGCAAGAAGAAGACCGTGGCCGGGAAGAAGAAGGCCGGCAAGAAGTAG